Proteins encoded in a region of the Pseudomonas denitrificans (nom. rej.) genome:
- a CDS encoding alginate O-acetyltransferase, which yields MNKLTINLLRLSGLTAALLLAHQASAADAPSYSAQPAAGLCPTAANNAAYNTKYLGFFTHLVPAQEDWLFRTTYDLRTDFGTSAEGWRELKQLRDELKRKGIDLVVVYQPTRGLVNREKLNPQEKASFNFDLARQNYQATIAQFRKAGIYTPDFSPLFDEKEEHPYYFKGDHHWTPYGAMRSAKIVAETLKEIPAYNDIPKKEFESKRVGLLSKLGTFHKAAAQLCGSSYAPQYVDRFETEPVGDSGGGDLFGEGGDAQVALVGTSNSGPAYNFAGFLEQYGKVDILNNAVSGGGFDSSLLAYMTSKEFHDKPPKILIWEFATHYDMAQKSFYRQAMPLVDNGCADGKPAISRKVKLHAGSNEVLLNSGALPIRSGSYTADVTYSDPGVHELKNTIWYMNGRREQLKIEQSKAVDTGGRYVFELRNDEDWSNQQFLSLEIEAPDDMPAGLEVEAKLCQTPKAKSADVAAN from the coding sequence ATGAACAAACTGACCATCAACCTGCTGCGCCTGTCGGGCCTCACCGCCGCCCTGCTGCTCGCCCACCAGGCCAGCGCCGCCGACGCGCCGAGCTACTCCGCGCAGCCGGCTGCCGGGCTGTGCCCCACTGCCGCCAACAACGCGGCGTACAACACCAAGTACCTGGGCTTCTTCACCCACCTGGTGCCGGCCCAGGAAGACTGGCTGTTCCGTACCACCTACGACCTGCGCACCGACTTCGGCACCAGCGCCGAAGGCTGGCGCGAGCTCAAGCAACTGCGCGACGAACTCAAGCGCAAGGGCATCGACCTGGTCGTCGTCTACCAGCCCACCCGTGGCCTGGTGAACCGCGAGAAGCTCAACCCGCAGGAGAAGGCCAGCTTCAACTTTGACCTGGCCAGGCAGAACTACCAGGCGACCATCGCCCAGTTCCGCAAGGCCGGCATCTACACCCCGGACTTCTCGCCGCTGTTCGACGAGAAGGAAGAGCACCCGTACTACTTCAAGGGCGACCACCACTGGACCCCGTACGGCGCCATGCGCAGCGCGAAGATCGTCGCAGAGACCCTGAAGGAAATCCCCGCCTACAACGACATTCCCAAGAAGGAATTCGAGAGCAAGCGCGTCGGCCTGCTGTCCAAGCTGGGCACCTTCCACAAGGCCGCCGCGCAACTGTGCGGCAGCAGCTACGCGCCCCAGTACGTCGACCGCTTCGAGACCGAGCCGGTGGGCGACTCCGGCGGCGGCGACCTGTTCGGTGAAGGCGGCGATGCCCAGGTCGCGCTGGTGGGCACCTCCAACAGCGGCCCGGCCTACAACTTCGCCGGCTTCCTGGAGCAGTACGGCAAGGTCGACATCCTCAACAACGCCGTGTCCGGCGGCGGCTTCGACAGCTCCCTGCTGGCCTACATGACCAGCAAGGAATTCCACGACAAGCCGCCGAAGATCCTCATCTGGGAATTCGCCACCCACTACGACATGGCGCAGAAGAGTTTCTACCGCCAGGCCATGCCGCTGGTGGACAACGGCTGCGCCGACGGCAAGCCGGCGATCAGCCGCAAGGTCAAGCTGCACGCGGGCAGCAACGAGGTGCTGCTCAACAGCGGCGCCCTGCCGATCCGCTCGGGCAGCTACACCGCCGACGTCACCTACTCCGACCCCGGCGTGCACGAACTCAAGAACACCATCTGGTACATGAACGGTCGTCGCGAGCAGCTGAAGATCGAGCAGTCCAAGGCCGTGGATACCGGCGGACGCTACGTCTTCGAACTGCGCAACGACGAGGACTGGTCGAACCAGCAGTTCCTCTCCCTGGAGATCGAGGCGCCGGACGACATGCCGGCGGGCCTGGAAGTCGAGGCCAAGCTCTGTCAGACGCCCAAAGCCAAGTCGGCCGACGTGGCCGCCAACTGA
- a CDS encoding multidrug transporter, with protein sequence MLYGILLIVTWIILLIRYPSRALPISGAGLVGLASVIAIAIWQDNSDTRQLQHLELRIAYQPERCQPGRPLAVSLKNGASRPLLELRWKVAAYRPGDTTDLAENLYEAPRYRGPGALLAGDSWSDCLPLPPLRPGYRASTLEFRAERVSGRFGN encoded by the coding sequence ATGCTGTACGGCATCCTGCTGATCGTCACTTGGATCATCCTGCTGATCCGCTACCCCTCACGCGCCCTGCCGATCTCCGGCGCCGGGCTGGTCGGGCTGGCCTCGGTGATCGCCATCGCCATCTGGCAGGACAACAGCGACACCCGCCAGCTCCAGCACCTGGAACTGCGCATCGCCTACCAGCCCGAGCGGTGCCAGCCCGGCCGCCCGCTGGCCGTCAGCCTGAAGAACGGCGCCTCGCGCCCACTGCTGGAACTGCGCTGGAAAGTCGCCGCCTACCGCCCCGGCGACACCACCGACCTTGCCGAAAACCTCTACGAAGCCCCGCGCTACCGTGGCCCCGGCGCGCTGCTCGCCGGCGACAGCTGGAGCGACTGCCTGCCGCTGCCGCCGCTGCGCCCCGGCTACCGCGCCAGCACGCTGGAGTTCCGCGCCGAGCGGGTGAGCGGCCGCTTCGGTAACTGA
- a CDS encoding mannose-1-phosphate guanylyltransferase/mannose-6-phosphate isomerase encodes MIPVILSGGSGSRLWPLSRKQYPKQFLALTGDHTLFQQTLERLVFEGMEPPVVVSNQEHRFIVQEQLEALDLKTQSILLEPFGRNTAPAVAIAAMKLMAEGRDELLLILPADHVIEDQRAFQRALALATNAAEKGEMVLFGVPADRPETGYGYIKSGDERGLPDGVIRVERFVEKPDEARAQQFVEEGGYFWNSGMFLFRASRFLEELKKHDADIYDTCLLALERSQHDGDLINIDAATFECCPDNSIDYAVMEKTRRACVVPLAAGWNDVGSWSSIWEVHDKDADGNVTMGDVVVHDSHNCLVHGNGKLVSVVGLEDIVVVETKDAMMIAHKDRVQDVKKVVNQLDAAGRSETQNHCQVYRPWGSYDSVDMGGRFQVKHITVKPGARLSLQMHHHRAEHWIVVSGTAQVTCDDNTFLLTENQSTYIPIASVHRLANPGKIPLEIIEVQSGSYLGEDDIERLEDVYGRTTENVELRAVVR; translated from the coding sequence ATGATCCCAGTAATCCTTTCCGGTGGCAGCGGCTCGCGACTCTGGCCTCTTTCGCGCAAACAGTATCCCAAGCAGTTCCTCGCCCTGACCGGCGACCACACCCTGTTCCAGCAGACCCTGGAACGCCTGGTGTTCGAAGGCATGGAGCCGCCGGTGGTGGTGAGCAACCAGGAACACCGTTTCATCGTCCAGGAGCAGCTCGAAGCGCTGGACCTGAAAACCCAGTCGATCCTCCTCGAACCTTTCGGCCGCAACACCGCCCCGGCGGTCGCCATCGCCGCCATGAAGCTCATGGCCGAAGGCCGTGACGAACTGCTGCTGATCCTCCCGGCCGACCATGTGATCGAAGACCAGCGCGCCTTCCAGCGCGCCCTGGCACTGGCCACCAACGCCGCCGAAAAAGGCGAGATGGTGCTCTTCGGCGTCCCCGCCGATCGTCCGGAAACCGGCTACGGCTACATCAAGTCCGGCGACGAGCGCGGCCTGCCGGACGGCGTCATCCGCGTCGAGCGCTTCGTCGAGAAACCCGATGAGGCCCGTGCCCAGCAGTTCGTCGAGGAAGGCGGCTACTTCTGGAACAGCGGCATGTTCCTGTTCCGCGCCAGCCGCTTCCTGGAAGAACTGAAGAAACACGACGCCGACATCTACGACACCTGCCTGCTCGCCCTCGAGCGCAGCCAGCACGACGGCGACCTGATCAACATCGACGCCGCCACCTTCGAGTGCTGCCCGGACAACTCCATCGACTACGCCGTGATGGAAAAGACCCGCCGCGCCTGCGTGGTGCCCCTGGCCGCCGGCTGGAACGACGTGGGCAGCTGGTCGTCGATCTGGGAAGTCCACGACAAGGACGCCGACGGCAACGTCACCATGGGCGACGTGGTGGTGCACGACAGCCACAACTGCCTGGTGCACGGCAACGGCAAGCTGGTCTCGGTGGTCGGCCTGGAAGACATCGTGGTGGTCGAAACCAAGGACGCCATGATGATCGCCCACAAGGACCGCGTGCAGGACGTCAAGAAGGTGGTCAACCAGCTCGACGCCGCCGGCCGCAGCGAGACCCAGAACCACTGCCAGGTCTACCGTCCGTGGGGCTCCTACGACTCGGTGGACATGGGCGGCCGCTTCCAGGTCAAGCACATCACCGTCAAGCCGGGCGCACGCCTGTCGCTGCAGATGCACCACCACCGCGCCGAGCACTGGATCGTCGTCTCCGGCACCGCCCAGGTGACCTGTGACGACAATACCTTCCTGCTCACCGAGAACCAGTCCACCTACATCCCGATCGCCTCGGTCCACCGCCTGGCCAACCCCGGCAAGATCCCGCTGGAGATCATCGAAGTGCAATCGGGCAGCTACCTGGGCGAAGACGACATCGAGCGTCTGGAAGACGTCTACGGCCGTACCACCGAGAACGTGGAGCTGCGCGCCGTCGTGCGCTGA
- a CDS encoding alginate O-acetyltransferase AlgF, which translates to MNRLSIRTLKSSALALALGAASFGAFAGGEGALYGPQAPKGSTFVRAYNAGSGELSVSVGNATLNDISPLGSSDFKFLPPGNYTAKVGSQSLPVKLDPDAYYTLVSQPGGQPRLVPEPPFKNKQKALVRVQNLSGKALTLKTADGKTEVVSNVAPQSHGDREINPVKVNLALFDGAKKVSDLKPVTLERGEVVCLYVTGDSGKLNPVWVKRPVKAD; encoded by the coding sequence ATGAACCGACTGAGCATTCGCACCCTGAAGTCGTCCGCCCTCGCACTGGCCCTGGGCGCCGCATCCTTCGGCGCCTTCGCCGGCGGTGAAGGCGCGCTGTACGGCCCGCAGGCTCCCAAGGGTTCCACCTTCGTGCGGGCCTACAACGCCGGCAGCGGCGAGCTGTCCGTCAGCGTCGGCAACGCCACCCTCAACGACATCTCGCCGCTGGGCTCCAGCGACTTCAAGTTCCTTCCGCCGGGCAACTACACCGCCAAGGTCGGCTCCCAGAGCCTGCCGGTGAAGCTCGACCCGGACGCCTACTACACCCTCGTCAGCCAGCCCGGCGGCCAGCCGCGCCTGGTGCCCGAGCCGCCGTTCAAGAACAAGCAGAAGGCCCTCGTCCGCGTACAGAACCTCAGCGGCAAGGCCCTCACCCTGAAGACCGCCGACGGCAAGACCGAAGTGGTCAGCAACGTCGCCCCGCAAAGCCACGGCGACCGCGAGATCAACCCGGTGAAAGTGAACCTGGCGCTGTTCGACGGCGCGAAGAAGGTCAGCGACCTCAAGCCCGTCACCCTCGAACGCGGCGAAGTGGTCTGCCTCTACGTCACCGGCGACAGCGGCAAGCTGAACCCGGTGTGGGTCAAGCGCCCGGTCAAGGCGGACTGA
- a CDS encoding MBOAT family O-acyltransferase: MVFSSNVFLFLFLPVFLGLYYLSGNRYRNLLLLVASYIFYAWWRVDFLLLFAGVTVFNYWIGLRIGAAGVRTKAAQRWLLLGVVVDLCVLGYFKYANFGVESLNEIITSFGMQPFVLTHILLPIGISFYTFESISYIIDVYRGDTPATHNLIDFAAFVAIFPHLIAGPVLRFKDLVDQFNHRTHTVDKFAEGCTRFMQGFVKKVFIADTLAAVADHCFALQDPTTGDAWLGALAYTAQLYFDFSGYSDMAIGLGLMMGFRFMENFNQPYISQSITEFWRRWHISLSTWLRDYLYISLGGNRGTTFQTYRNLILTMLLGGLWHGANVTYIIWGAWHGVWLAIERALGVNAAPRVLNPLKWVFTFLLVIVGWVIFRAENLHVAWRMYEAMFSFGDWKLSELNRASLTGLQVGTLVIAYLVLAFFGLRQFYNQPMQSKAPKAAAKTEQVDADGPASAQPRTPAMAQQDPAAIAYSPSGAAVYQPHWMTQLPVLATRVALLLLFAASVLKLSAQSYSPFLYFQF; encoded by the coding sequence ATGGTCTTTTCTTCCAACGTGTTCCTGTTCCTGTTCCTGCCGGTCTTCCTCGGCCTGTACTACCTGAGCGGGAACCGCTACCGGAACCTCCTGTTGCTGGTCGCCAGCTACATCTTCTACGCCTGGTGGCGGGTGGACTTCCTCCTGCTGTTCGCCGGCGTCACCGTGTTCAACTACTGGATCGGCCTGCGCATCGGCGCCGCCGGTGTCCGCACCAAGGCTGCCCAGCGCTGGCTGCTGCTCGGCGTGGTGGTCGACCTCTGCGTGCTGGGCTACTTCAAGTACGCCAACTTCGGCGTGGAGAGCCTCAACGAGATCATCACCTCGTTCGGCATGCAGCCCTTCGTGCTGACCCACATCCTGCTGCCCATCGGCATCAGCTTCTACACCTTCGAATCGATCAGCTACATCATCGACGTGTACCGCGGCGACACGCCGGCCACGCACAACCTGATCGACTTCGCGGCGTTCGTGGCGATCTTCCCGCACCTGATCGCCGGCCCCGTGCTGCGCTTCAAGGACCTGGTCGACCAGTTCAACCACCGCACCCACACCGTCGACAAGTTCGCCGAAGGCTGCACCCGCTTCATGCAGGGCTTCGTCAAGAAGGTGTTCATCGCCGACACCCTGGCCGCGGTGGCCGACCACTGCTTCGCCCTGCAGGACCCGACCACCGGCGATGCCTGGCTCGGCGCGCTGGCCTACACCGCGCAGCTGTACTTCGACTTCTCCGGCTACAGCGACATGGCCATCGGCCTCGGCCTGATGATGGGCTTCCGCTTCATGGAGAACTTCAACCAGCCCTACATCAGCCAATCCATCACCGAGTTCTGGCGGCGCTGGCACATCAGCCTGTCCACCTGGCTGCGCGACTACCTGTACATCAGCCTGGGCGGTAACCGCGGCACCACCTTCCAGACCTACCGCAACCTGATTCTCACCATGCTGCTGGGCGGCCTGTGGCATGGCGCCAACGTCACCTACATCATCTGGGGCGCCTGGCATGGCGTGTGGCTGGCCATCGAGCGCGCCCTGGGCGTGAACGCCGCGCCGCGCGTGCTCAATCCGCTGAAGTGGGTGTTCACCTTCCTGCTGGTGATCGTCGGCTGGGTGATCTTCCGCGCCGAGAACCTGCACGTGGCCTGGCGCATGTACGAAGCCATGTTCAGCTTCGGCGACTGGAAGCTCTCCGAGCTCAACCGCGCCAGCCTCACCGGCCTGCAGGTCGGCACCCTGGTGATCGCCTACCTCGTGCTCGCCTTCTTCGGCCTGCGCCAGTTCTACAACCAGCCGATGCAGAGCAAGGCGCCCAAGGCCGCCGCGAAGACCGAACAGGTCGACGCCGACGGCCCGGCCAGCGCCCAGCCGCGCACTCCAGCCATGGCCCAGCAGGACCCGGCGGCGATCGCCTACTCGCCCAGCGGCGCCGCCGTCTACCAGCCGCACTGGATGACCCAGCTACCGGTACTGGCCACCCGCGTCGCCCTGCTCCTGCTGTTCGCCGCCTCGGTGCTCAAGCTCTCGGCGCAGAGCTACTCGCCGTTCCTCTACTTCCAGTTCTGA
- the algG gene encoding mannuronan 5-epimerase AlgG, whose protein sequence is MNRHPIHALPLTALLLGGLLSAGAPAWAAQPAAKAQASATHAKKAEAGKTTEGEKAPEEQASSEPGHTQTLKESGNYTVTAAPSEPLHLEPPKLPDLTGYTAEAVEKKIERNKRGKAQVQRMVQQQPLKEFTGGKNRLAEWVKRQRQMPQAIFIDGGYVNLAELAGKLPKTALEQVEPGVYIARLPIVVSQGATLEIDGKVKELRLSQDRGAFLVNDGKLFVRDTKVTAWNEAKKEPAWYKTPNEFRPFLISWGGAEAYLVNSHFTSFGYNASKAYGISISQYSPGMDKTMKRPRPKGWVIGSTFEDAWYGFYCYEADDLVVRGNTYKNNIVYGIDPHDRSHRLIIAENTVYGTKKKHGIIVSREVNDSWIIHNKTYDNHLSGIVLDRNSERNLVAYNEVYRNHSDGITLYESGDNLIYGNQVLANLRHGIRIRNSVNIRLYENLAAGNKLIGVYGHIKDLSDTDRNIDLDPFDTKVSLIVVGGKLAGNGSGPLSVDSPLSLELYKVAMLGPTKSSGISFNGVLGEKQDQILDLLVRQQRAVLIDPVESQAELQN, encoded by the coding sequence ATGAACCGCCACCCAATACACGCCCTGCCGCTGACCGCATTGCTGCTCGGCGGCCTGCTCAGCGCCGGCGCACCGGCCTGGGCGGCGCAGCCCGCGGCCAAGGCCCAAGCCAGCGCCACCCACGCGAAGAAAGCCGAAGCCGGCAAGACCACCGAGGGTGAGAAGGCCCCGGAAGAACAGGCAAGCAGCGAGCCCGGCCATACCCAGACGCTGAAGGAGTCCGGCAACTACACCGTGACCGCCGCTCCCAGCGAGCCGCTGCACCTGGAGCCGCCCAAGCTGCCCGACCTCACCGGCTACACCGCCGAGGCGGTGGAGAAGAAGATCGAGCGCAACAAGCGCGGCAAGGCGCAGGTCCAGCGCATGGTCCAGCAGCAGCCGCTGAAGGAATTCACCGGCGGCAAGAACCGTCTCGCCGAGTGGGTGAAGCGCCAGCGCCAGATGCCCCAGGCAATCTTCATCGACGGCGGCTACGTCAATCTCGCGGAGCTGGCCGGCAAGCTGCCCAAGACCGCGCTGGAGCAGGTCGAACCGGGCGTCTACATCGCCCGCCTGCCCATCGTCGTCAGCCAGGGCGCGACCCTGGAGATCGACGGCAAGGTCAAGGAACTGCGCCTGTCCCAGGACCGCGGCGCGTTCCTGGTCAACGACGGCAAGCTGTTCGTGCGTGACACCAAGGTCACCGCGTGGAACGAGGCGAAGAAGGAACCGGCCTGGTACAAGACACCCAACGAGTTCCGCCCCTTCCTGATCTCCTGGGGCGGCGCCGAGGCCTACCTGGTGAACAGCCACTTCACCAGCTTCGGTTACAACGCCTCCAAGGCCTACGGCATTTCCATCTCGCAGTACAGCCCGGGCATGGACAAGACCATGAAGCGCCCGCGCCCCAAAGGCTGGGTGATCGGCTCGACCTTCGAGGACGCCTGGTACGGCTTCTACTGCTACGAGGCCGACGACCTGGTGGTACGCGGCAACACCTACAAGAACAACATCGTCTACGGCATCGACCCGCATGACCGTTCGCATCGCCTGATCATTGCCGAGAACACCGTCTACGGGACCAAGAAGAAGCACGGCATCATCGTTTCCCGTGAGGTCAACGACAGCTGGATCATCCACAACAAGACCTACGACAACCACCTCTCCGGGATCGTCCTCGACCGTAATTCCGAGCGCAACCTGGTGGCCTACAACGAGGTGTACCGCAACCACTCCGACGGCATCACCCTCTACGAGTCGGGCGACAACCTCATCTACGGCAACCAGGTGCTGGCCAACCTGCGCCACGGCATCCGCATCCGTAACAGCGTGAACATCCGCCTGTACGAGAACCTCGCGGCCGGCAACAAGCTGATCGGCGTCTACGGCCACATCAAGGACCTGTCCGACACCGACCGCAACATCGACCTCGACCCCTTCGACACCAAGGTCTCGCTGATCGTGGTCGGCGGCAAGCTGGCCGGCAACGGCTCGGGCCCGCTGTCGGTGGATTCACCGCTGTCGCTGGAGCTCTACAAGGTGGCCATGCTCGGCCCGACCAAGTCCTCCGGCATCTCCTTCAACGGCGTGCTCGGCGAGAAGCAGGACCAGATCCTGGACCTGCTGGTGCGCCAGCAACGCGCGGTGCTGATCGACCCCGTCGAAAGCCAGGCCGAACTGCAGAATTGA
- a CDS encoding alginate export family protein, producing the protein MLGVGLSLAGTLFGSLAHAAEEPPKNFGIDIKVTAESEDDRDLGTAHGGDLNGLGLDVRPWAFGQWGDWSAYTMGQAVTATDTIQTDTLQEDNSASNDSDNQDDGRERDDSYLALREFWVDFAGLTQYPGEHLRFGRQRLRDDSGMWQDTNIEALNWTFDTTLLRAHAGVAQRFSEYRTDLTELAPEDKDRTHFFGDISTQWLPNHWVGLRLHHADDSGHLKDPGEEVDSLDKTYTGDLTWVGIEANGDGYNYRSQMPLNYWASATWLTGNRDRLTSTTVGDDRIATGKQSGDVNAYGVDLGLRWNIDEQWKTGIGYARGSGGGKDGEDQFQQTGLESNRSNFTGTRSRVHRFGEAYRGELSNLQDATLFGAWQLRDDYDASLVYHKFWRVDGDSDIGNSGISAPMVNNSKDVGQEVDLVVTKYFKQGLLPASMSQAIDEPSALIRFRGGVFKPGDAYGSHVDSTMHHAFVDVIWRF; encoded by the coding sequence ATGCTCGGCGTCGGCCTGAGCCTCGCCGGCACCCTGTTCGGCAGCCTCGCCCATGCGGCAGAAGAGCCACCGAAGAACTTCGGCATCGACATCAAGGTGACCGCCGAATCCGAGGACGACCGTGACCTGGGCACCGCCCACGGCGGCGACCTCAATGGCCTCGGCCTGGACGTGCGCCCCTGGGCCTTCGGCCAGTGGGGCGACTGGAGCGCCTACACCATGGGCCAGGCGGTGACCGCCACCGACACCATCCAGACCGATACCCTGCAGGAGGACAACAGCGCCTCCAACGACTCCGACAACCAGGACGACGGCCGCGAGCGCGACGACAGCTACCTGGCCCTGCGCGAGTTCTGGGTCGACTTCGCCGGCCTCACCCAGTATCCGGGCGAGCACCTGCGCTTCGGCCGCCAGCGCCTGCGCGATGACAGCGGCATGTGGCAGGACACCAACATCGAAGCGCTGAACTGGACCTTCGACACCACCCTGCTGCGCGCCCACGCCGGCGTCGCCCAGCGCTTCTCCGAATACCGCACCGACCTCACCGAGCTGGCCCCCGAAGACAAGGACCGCACCCACTTCTTCGGCGACATCTCCACGCAATGGCTGCCCAACCACTGGGTCGGCCTGCGCCTGCACCACGCCGACGACAGCGGCCACCTGAAGGACCCGGGCGAAGAAGTCGATTCCCTCGACAAGACCTACACCGGCGACCTCACCTGGGTCGGCATCGAGGCCAACGGCGACGGCTACAACTACCGCTCGCAGATGCCCCTCAACTACTGGGCGAGCGCCACCTGGCTGACCGGCAACCGCGACCGCCTGACCAGCACCACCGTGGGTGACGACCGCATCGCCACCGGCAAGCAGAGCGGCGACGTCAACGCCTACGGCGTCGACCTCGGCCTGCGCTGGAACATCGACGAGCAGTGGAAGACCGGTATCGGCTACGCCCGTGGCAGCGGCGGCGGCAAGGATGGCGAAGACCAGTTCCAGCAGACCGGCCTTGAGAGCAACCGCTCCAACTTCACCGGCACCCGCTCGCGCGTGCACCGCTTCGGTGAGGCCTACCGCGGCGAGCTCTCCAACCTCCAGGACGCCACCCTGTTCGGCGCCTGGCAGCTGCGCGACGACTACGACGCCAGCCTCGTGTACCACAAGTTCTGGCGCGTGGACGGCGACTCGGACATCGGCAACAGCGGCATCAGCGCGCCGATGGTCAACAACTCCAAGGACGTCGGCCAGGAAGTCGATCTGGTCGTCACCAAGTACTTCAAGCAGGGCCTGCTGCCGGCTTCCATGAGCCAGGCGATCGACGAGCCGTCGGCGCTGATCCGCTTCCGCGGCGGCGTATTCAAGCCCGGCGACGCCTACGGCAGCCACGTCGACTCGACCATGCACCACGCCTTCGTCGACGTGATCTGGCGCTTCTGA
- a CDS encoding mannuronate-specific alginate lyase, with amino-acid sequence MKTPVVARIGLTIAVLGALFGGESATYAADLMPPPGYFSAVGDKGSKKDADRCPTAPTPYTGSLQFTSKYKGSDSARSTLNADAEKEFRSQIKDITDMERGATKLITQYMRSGNKGDLDCAMSWLGSWARANALESSDYNHTGKSMRKWALGSLSSSYMRLKFSSSRPLASYAEQSKEIENWFSTLGSQVVRDWSDLPLKKINNHSYWAAWSVMSTAVVTNRRDLFDWSVQEFKVAANQVDNDGYLPNELKRRQRALSYHNYSLPPLTMIAAFAQVNGVDLRQENNGALQRLANRVMQGVDDQDAFDEKTGNDQDMGDLKENSKFAWLEPYCALYSCAPKTQDWKKKMEPFNSFRLGGEVTKVFNRQGAGS; translated from the coding sequence ATCAAGACCCCCGTGGTCGCCCGCATCGGCCTGACCATTGCCGTGCTCGGCGCCCTGTTCGGTGGCGAGAGCGCCACCTACGCGGCCGACCTGATGCCGCCACCGGGATACTTCTCCGCCGTCGGCGACAAGGGCAGCAAGAAGGACGCCGACCGCTGCCCCACCGCGCCGACGCCGTACACCGGCAGCCTGCAGTTCACCAGCAAGTACAAGGGCTCGGACTCGGCACGCTCCACCCTGAATGCGGATGCGGAGAAAGAGTTCCGCAGCCAGATCAAGGACATCACCGACATGGAGCGCGGCGCCACCAAGCTCATCACCCAGTACATGCGCAGCGGCAACAAGGGCGACCTGGACTGCGCCATGAGCTGGCTGGGCTCTTGGGCACGGGCGAATGCATTGGAAAGCAGCGACTACAACCACACCGGCAAGTCCATGCGCAAATGGGCGCTGGGCAGCCTGTCGTCCTCCTACATGCGCCTGAAATTCTCCAGCAGCCGCCCGCTGGCCTCCTACGCCGAGCAGTCGAAGGAGATCGAGAACTGGTTCAGCACCCTGGGCAGCCAGGTGGTGCGCGACTGGAGCGACCTGCCGCTGAAGAAGATCAACAACCACTCCTACTGGGCCGCCTGGTCGGTGATGTCCACCGCCGTGGTGACCAACCGCCGCGACCTGTTCGACTGGTCCGTGCAGGAGTTCAAGGTCGCCGCCAACCAGGTGGACAACGACGGCTACCTGCCCAACGAACTCAAGCGCCGCCAGCGCGCCCTGTCGTACCACAACTACTCGCTGCCGCCGCTGACCATGATCGCCGCCTTCGCCCAGGTGAACGGCGTCGACCTGCGCCAGGAAAACAACGGCGCCCTGCAGCGCCTGGCCAACCGCGTGATGCAAGGCGTGGACGACCAGGACGCGTTCGACGAGAAGACCGGCAACGACCAGGACATGGGCGACCTGAAGGAGAACAGCAAGTTCGCCTGGCTGGAACCCTACTGCGCGCTCTACAGCTGCGCGCCGAAGACCCAGGACTGGAAGAAGAAGATGGAGCCGTTCAACAGCTTCCGCCTGGGGGGTGAAGTGACCAAGGTTTTCAACCGTCAGGGGGCGGGGAGCTGA
- a CDS encoding BRO-N domain-containing protein yields MEQPSTNSVCSSSVSDNEILIPTTFIRHRRQLRAFLLDDEPWFCVSDLGRLISRPLDERLHNSLDADQLQSCWIRDSCGDYEKALLVSESGAYAALIFHFHPENRSIRHWLNRQVVPALRSAEHPALRPRERQLCWTDQHLGVLEWHGRLWVPFDDLPVIGRLEYPEGPGIV; encoded by the coding sequence ATGGAACAGCCTTCGACAAACTCCGTCTGCAGCAGTTCTGTTTCAGATAACGAAATCCTCATCCCCACCACCTTCATCCGTCACCGCCGCCAGTTGCGCGCGTTTCTGCTCGATGACGAGCCCTGGTTCTGCGTCAGCGATCTGGGGCGACTGATCAGCCGGCCGCTGGACGAGCGCCTGCACAACAGCCTCGATGCCGATCAACTGCAGAGCTGCTGGATACGCGACAGCTGCGGCGACTACGAAAAGGCCCTGCTGGTCAGCGAGTCCGGCGCCTATGCCGCGCTGATCTTTCACTTCCATCCGGAGAACCGTAGCATCCGCCACTGGCTCAATCGCCAGGTGGTGCCGGCTTTGCGTAGCGCGGAGCATCCGGCGTTGCGGCCCAGGGAGCGGCAGCTGTGCTGGACCGATCAGCACCTGGGTGTGCTGGAGTGGCACGGGCGGTTGTGGGTGCCGTTCGATGATCTGCCGGTGATTGGCCGGCTGGAATACCCCGAGGGTCCGGGCATCGTGTAG